The Deltaproteobacteria bacterium genome contains the following window.
GGAGGAAGACACCGCGCCTGCATGTCGTCAGACCTTCGAGAGGAGGGAACGGCGGCCTTGACGTGTATGGAACGATCGTCATTACCCCCGCCGAGGCCCGGCGGGGAGCGAAGAAGCTGGTCAATATTCCCGCCGGCTTTCAGCGCCGGATATTCAACGTATCGATCCCGCCCGGTGTCGCAAGCGGTGTCACGCTCAGGCTCGCCGGCGCCGGGGGGAAGGACGAGGAGGGCCGCCGGGGAGACGCCTTTTTGAAGGTGACCGTGAGGGAATAAGACCGGCCGCAGCAGAATGAGGAAGCCCGACGACACTCTGAGCGTCCGTGTATGACAAAGCCAAAATTCCCTTGACTTTTCTTCGCTCTTTGACTATCGGTAACGCTTTAATAATATACCGATCTGACGGTTTCGTATTGGGGGATCGTCTAGCGGTAGGACTCAGGTCTCTGGAATCTGCAACCCAGGTTCGAATCCTGGTCCCCCAGCCAAAAACATGGTCCCATCGTCTAGCGGTTAGGACGCTGGCCTCTCACGCCGGAAACCGGGGTTCGATTCCCCGTGGGACTACCAGTAGAAACAAGGGGTTAGCAAGGTAAAAGCTGGCCCCTTTCGTTTTTAAAAATTCCAACCATATTTCCAACCTCTGAAACATACTTTACCTTATTTGTACTTTTCTTACTTGCTGCCACTTTCTTACACGGGACTTATCAATTACCGTTGAATGGATATTCCAATACGATTATTTTTTCCTGGTCATCAACGTTTTGTTTGACGGGGCATGTCAGCTTGATGTGCCATGAAATTCCTTGGTCGCTGATTTCCCAGTTTTCCAGATCGAATCGCATTTTCTTAAGACGGGGCAGACGTGAGAGATCTGCGAGGATCGCTTTTACTTCCTGGGCTGTAAAGTCGCTTCCTATGAGTTTGCGGAGAACACCGCGGATAGTGGCTGAATTCTGTGTGCAGGTGTAAAAGATGATGGAAAGGTCAGCCATGTGCCTGACAAATACCGTTTTTACCAGCCGATAAAGTTCCTGACGCCGATACATCGATTCCATCGACATTCACCTACCTCATACATAATTGTACATAATGCATTTCTTCATATTATTCAAGTGAATCGTCCCCGATACCTGAACCACATGTTAGGTTAGGGTTTTTCATTTTGAGGGCTCCCCGATTCTTGGACCATTTTCGTGGGGGCGGATCACGGTCAATAACTGACCAAAACCGAACCCCTGATGAAATAAAAAATAGAGCGAACGTTCGATATTTTTATTGACACGTGAAAATTTGCCGCGTATGATGCCTCTGGTTTTACTCATTACTTCAATCCGGAAAAAAACATTAATATTGCATAACATCTTGATATTGTGGAAGTACAAACCATGTCTCATCGTTTCTGATTTGGCTCTTAAGCGATTGTTTCTGATGTCTGTACCGGCTGGCCTTTCGAAGGGATGCCGTTTAGTTTATCCAAGGAAAACAGTAACTGTAAAAATTTTGACATCTCACCACAACTGTGAGGAATGGTCAGCTGGTCGCTTGGTTGATCATCTAAAAGGGGATTCGATGCGAACCTTCAGCAACCGGCTGGATGTGGCCGGTCCATACCGGAGCGGAGGTGTTCGCATGGATGTAATGTACAATCATAAAAAGGAGGGGAAAAATGTCGGGGAAAAAGAGTTCTATGAATGTAAAACCACCTTTACAATGGCCTAAATCAGGCGTCATCACGGTGAATTACGAGGGTGAGATTCAGGATGCATGGGCGTGCAGATACGGGAATCTTACCGAGATCATGAAGGCCGGGGTCGCAAAATACGGTGACAAAGAAATGTGGTATTTCCCGGATTTCGGCATTCGGTGGTCTTTCAATGAGTTCGATGAAGTTGTGAATAACGTCGCCTGTTGTCTGAACGATGACTATGGCATCCGCAAAGGGGACCGGGTCGCCCTGATGATGACGAATGTTCCCGAGGCATTCGTGAGCTATCTGGCGTTATCGCAGATCGGAGCCATTTCGGTGATAATCAATGCACGGCTGGCGCCTGAAGAAGCGGAACGTCAGTTTATGGATTCCGGCTGTATCGCCGCCGTCATAGAGACAGGTCTCTGGGAGAGCATCCAGAAGGTGATCACTTCCACACCGGAGATCAAACATGTGTTCGTAACGGGAGACGAGGCGCGCGGCCAGGCAAAACCGTTCGTGGAATTGATGAAAAAGAAGGCCTCAAGAGAACTGCTGGTCGATGTGAGTGAGCGGGACATATGCAGCATCATTTATACTTCCGGCACGACGGGCAAACCTAAGGGCACAATAATCCTGCACCGCGCATTGGTTAATAATGCCATGAATTCGATGAGTGTCGCCGAAGGAGTATTCCATGCACATCCTGATGAATGGAGACAACTGGTCGTGACTCCCTTCTTTCACGTGACCACGCTGCATACATTGATCAATTTCACCTTGATGGGCACCAGTTCGGTCGTGATATCCACGTTTAAACCCAAAGAGGCCTTGGACCTCGTGATAGACGAGGGGATAAACTTCATGGTGATCGTGACGGCGATGTTCTGGATCTTCCGTTTACAGCCGCGATATGCGGAGCTGGTAAAGGCCAACAATCTAAAATATATTCTGCAGGGAGGATCTCCGATGCCTCCGGAAATGTTTAAAGAACTGTTCAAGGATTTTCCAGACGCGACGATCGGGAACGGATATGGTTTTACTGAAGGGGCATCGCTCGGATGGTTCATGTCCCTGTCGGGAGACTGGGATACATTGATTAAAAAGGCGGGGAGTGTGGGAGGAGTCGCAGGAAACAGCCTTCTGAGGATCGTGGACGAAAACCTGAACGATGTACCTCGAGGGCAGACCGGTGAGATATTGGCTTCCAGTCCCGGCATCAGCCCCGGTTACTGGAATCTGCCTGAAGAAACGGCGAAGAGCTTCATTACCGGGGATGACGGAAGAAGATGGTTCCGTACCGGAGATCTTGGCTATATTGACGACGACGGGTATACCTTCCTGGTGGACCGTGCAAAAGACATGATATGCCGCGGCGGAGAGAATGTCTATTGCGTGGAACTTGAGAATCTCATCAGCCAGCACAGCAAGGTTTTGGAAGTCGGCGTGGTGGGCGTAGCGGACAACGTATTGGGTGAAAAGATCAAAGCCGTGATCTTTCCGATTCCGGGGGAACAGGTTACCGAGGAGGAAATAAAAGATTTCTGCAGAGGGCGAATAGCTGATTATAAAGTGCCTGACTATGTCGTCTTCATCAATCAGATGCTTCCCAAGAACCCGGGTGGAAAACTGATAAAGAAAGAACTCAAGGAAATGTGATACGGTAAAGGAAATCCATTCATGGCGAAAGACAAGGAGATGTGGATGAATACGACTGACGAGGCAGTATCTGCACGAAAAGGAGAAGAACTCGATATCGGCGAGCTGAAGACCTTTTTGAAAGACTCTCTGCCGTCCATGAAGGGGGATGTTTCCCTCAAACAATTCCCCGGTGGACATTCAAACCTGACCTATCTCGTCAGGATCGGAGAGGAGGAATTGATCCTTCGAAGACCGCCGATCGGAAGAAAGGCCAAAACCGCTCATGACATGAATCGTGAGTACAGGATCCTCAATGCTTTGCGCGATGTGTTTCCCTGGTGCCCGACCCCGCTGGTGTACTCGGATGATGAATCCATAATGGGCTGCCCCTTCTATCTGATGGAGCGTATCAAGGGGATGGTGATCAGAAAAAAACTTCCTGATGGAGTCACATTCAGCCCCGATCAGGCACGCGCATTGAACGAAAACATGATAGATGTTCACGTGCGGTTGCACTCCGTCGATTATAAAAAGATCGGCCTGGGAAATTTCGGGAAACCCGACGGGTATGTAAAACGCCAGGTTGAAGGCTGGAGCGAACGCTATCGGCAGGCCCGCACCCCCGATGCTCCGGATTGTGAGGACATAATGACCTGGATACATGAGAACATGCCTTCCGATTCGGGCCGCGCGGCCATCATCCATAACGATTTCAAGCTTGATAACATGGTCGTGGACGTTGATGATCCCACCAGGATCGTCGGTGTGCTGGACTGGGAGATGTCGACCATCGGCGATCCGATCATGGATATCGGAAATATCCTGGCATACCAGGTCGAGGAAACCGATCCGCCCGACCTTAAAATGATGCGCTTCATGCCGGAGCCCATTGAGTTTGCATTGACCAGGAAAGAGCGGGTCGATCTCTACGAAAAGAAGTCCGGTTTATCATTCCACGATATCAACTTCTATTACTGTTTCGGATTGTTCCGCCTGGCGGTGATCGCCCAGCAGATTTACTATCGGTATTACCACGGTCAGACGTCGGATAAACGGTTCGAGATGATGGTTGTGGGGGTCCAGATCCTGGAGCGGGCGGCCAAAAGGACGATCGAACAGGGATTCAAGTAATAGACCGGGATTATCCGGGTGAACAGGGACACCACTTTATAAGAGATCACGTATACACGGGTTGTTTTCTCGCAGGGACGTATTACGGGAAAACAACCCGTCAGAACCCGGGGAACGTCGAGACGCTTTTATTTCATTGAAAGAATGAATTGTTTTCCTTATACTCCACAATATTTCATCATTAATTTGAATTAAAATTAGGTTTATCTTCGAAAAAGCAGCTTTCGAAGCCTTGAACCCTCGAACCCTCGAACCCTTTATGGTGTCACCCGTCGATTCATGACTGCTCTACCTGTCTTTACCAGGTCCTTGCTTGTTTAAAACAGGTTAAACCGTCAAGGAGATACGTCGATGCAAGACAACCATATCGTTTCAACTGGTGACGATAAGGTAGCATGTCTGAAAGCCACCGAACTCTTCAAGGATTCCGACGAAGCAACACTCGAGCAAATTGCAGCGGCCGTTGAATTGGTGACGTTGAGAAAGGGAGAAATACTCTTCCGGGAAGGTGACCCTTCTGATGGCATGTATATTGTACAAAGCGGCCGGTTACAGGCATTCACAAGCCGGCGTGGTGGTGTCGAGGTGGTGCTGGGAGAGATCGGAGAGCATTGCACGGTCGGTGAAATGCAGATCCTGGCAGGAGGGAAACGGACGGCAGGCATACGTGCCCTCACAGATACTCGATTGGCGAAACTTTCTCAAAAGTCTTTCGATGAGATCACTGCAAAGGATCCCCGGATCGTTCATGAAATGATCCAGCTCACCCGACGGCGGTTGCGACGCAACGAACTTGCCATGATGCTTACCGCGGTGTTCGGTCACATGAATGAAAAAATTCTCTGTTTGATCGAATCCGAGATGGAGTGGATCCGGCTTGAACCGGGCGACTGCCTTTTCAGGGAGGGCGAAGCGGGGGACAGTCTCTATATCGTCGTCAGCGGCCGCCTGAAAGCGGTGGCTCAGGACAGCGAGGGCAGGGAACGAACGGTTGGCTACATTCTCAGAGGAGAAAGCGTCGGTGAAATGGCCGTTTTTGCTGAAACGCCCCGATCGGCCACCGTGTACGCAATGCGTGAGAGCGAACTTGCCGGGTTGACAAGAGAAACACTGG
Protein-coding sequences here:
- a CDS encoding AMP-binding protein, translating into MNYEGEIQDAWACRYGNLTEIMKAGVAKYGDKEMWYFPDFGIRWSFNEFDEVVNNVACCLNDDYGIRKGDRVALMMTNVPEAFVSYLALSQIGAISVIINARLAPEEAERQFMDSGCIAAVIETGLWESIQKVITSTPEIKHVFVTGDEARGQAKPFVELMKKKASRELLVDVSERDICSIIYTSGTTGKPKGTIILHRALVNNAMNSMSVAEGVFHAHPDEWRQLVVTPFFHVTTLHTLINFTLMGTSSVVISTFKPKEALDLVIDEGINFMVIVTAMFWIFRLQPRYAELVKANNLKYILQGGSPMPPEMFKELFKDFPDATIGNGYGFTEGASLGWFMSLSGDWDTLIKKAGSVGGVAGNSLLRIVDENLNDVPRGQTGEILASSPGISPGYWNLPEETAKSFITGDDGRRWFRTGDLGYIDDDGYTFLVDRAKDMICRGGENVYCVELENLISQHSKVLEVGVVGVADNVLGEKIKAVIFPIPGEQVTEEEIKDFCRGRIADYKVPDYVVFINQMLPKNPGGKLIKKELKEM
- a CDS encoding phosphotransferase family protein is translated as MNTTDEAVSARKGEELDIGELKTFLKDSLPSMKGDVSLKQFPGGHSNLTYLVRIGEEELILRRPPIGRKAKTAHDMNREYRILNALRDVFPWCPTPLVYSDDESIMGCPFYLMERIKGMVIRKKLPDGVTFSPDQARALNENMIDVHVRLHSVDYKKIGLGNFGKPDGYVKRQVEGWSERYRQARTPDAPDCEDIMTWIHENMPSDSGRAAIIHNDFKLDNMVVDVDDPTRIVGVLDWEMSTIGDPIMDIGNILAYQVEETDPPDLKMMRFMPEPIEFALTRKERVDLYEKKSGLSFHDINFYYCFGLFRLAVIAQQIYYRYYHGQTSDKRFEMMVVGVQILERAAKRTIEQGFK